The Stigmatella aurantiaca DW4/3-1 genome contains the following window.
TTCCCGCCAGTGTTGTCCGCACCGCCATGAGTGCCTCCCTTTGAGCTGAGGTAGGGATGGTTCCCTGGCTTTGGCAGTCCGGCGCGGGGCGGGTGGGACGCGCCCCCGGTGCCCGGGCGGGGAGGCGATCAGCCCTGACGCTTCTTTCCTTTGCGCGGCTTGGCCCGCAGCGTCTCCGGGGGAAAGAGCCAGCCGTCGGCGGAGCCCTCGGAGGCCGTGCTCCCCGAGGAACTGCCGGTGGACCACTTGAGGGGCACCGGGGCCGTGGTGGGGACCGTGACGCCCTGGGAGCGGCAGCCGCGGCACCATGACTGGGGACGGCGCTCGCCGCGGATGATGCGGTAGCCGAAGTCCTGCGCCGTGGGGCCCTCATGGTTGCAGCGCGGGCACCGGGTCATCGAGGTGATGCCCGTCTCCTTCGCCTTCTGCCGCCCGTGCTCCACGACCAAGGCCAGGGCCACCGCGAAACCCACCCGCCCCTCCGAGGCGATGTGGAACTGCCGGGCCTTCTTGCCCTTGCCCGCTTTCAGGATCGGAACGAGGTCGCTACCGCCCAGCAAGTTGCGCTGCTCGATGACGTGCTTCGCGCTCTGAGAAGTCGAGTGGCTCACGGGACCACTCATACTAGGGACGTCTGACATGCCCCTCGGAGGGGGGCCTCACCCCCTCTGCCTGGTTGTCTGCCCACCGGCCAGGCACCTCCCAAAAACCCTTGGGTTTCAAGGGTTTGGAAAAGGGCTCAGGGGTTGGGCCCGCTGGTGGCGTCCGTGGAGGGGAACACGGGGGTTCCCCCAGGAAGGGTGGGATCATGCGGCAGGCTGCCGCGAGGACTCCGCAGGTAGACGAAGGGGCTGGCGAACAGGAAGTTGGAGACGCGCGAGGTGTAGATGTCCGCGTAGCGCTCCACCTGCCGCGCCAGGTGGCTCTTGTCATTGCCCGCGCGGGTGAGCAGTCCCCAGTGCGGATTGGACAGCTCGCTGGCGGCGCGGGCCATGGGGCCCAACTCCGCGTCCAGCGCCTCCAACTGGGTGCGGATCGCCGTCAGCCGGGACAGCAGCTCGTCCTCGGGCATCTGGGAGCGAGGGCCGTAGTGGGCCCGGCGCCGCTGGAGCTCCAGCCGGAGCTGGCACGACTCGGCCTCCAACTGCTCCTTGACCACCATGCGCTCGGCCAGCCGGGCCTCGGTGGTGCGGAAGGCGGCGATGGCGCGCACCTCGTCCTCCAACTCGCGCAGGATGAGCGCGGTGCGCCAGCGCAGCACGTTCTTCGTCACGTGCACGTCGCCGAACATGTGGTCGCCCACGTAGAGAATCTCATCCCCGCTCAGGCCCAGGTGCCGCTCCAGCTCCACCGCGCTGCCCCCGAAGTAGGGCGTCCGTGGCTTGAGCAGCCCCGAGTAGGGGCGCAGCAGCGCCTCCCCGCCCGTGTCCACCACCTCGAACAGGGGCGAGCGCGTGGTGAAGAACTCGGGTTTGCGCGCGCTGACGATGACGACGTCGAACAGCTCCCGCCACGTCATGCCGGAGGGCAGGTAGGGATCGAACGCCGCGTGCATCATCGGCACGGAGTAGGCCCACTCGCTGTTGGTGATGAGCAGCAGCTTCTTGCCCGCGTTGCGCTGGTCCAGCAGCGCCAGCGCCGTCTCGGGCTCGGGCAGCACATAGCGCTCGGGGTCGGCGATGATCTCCGCCTTGAGCCGGCCCGCCATGTGGGCGGCATCCAGGGAGCGGCGCACGATGTCGTAGAGGTCGCTGTAGCCCATGGGGCCCGGGAGCTTGCCGTCATCCAGCAGGTCCACGAGCTGGGCGTAGATGCAGGCCTCGGAGAGCGAGAAGAGGGTGTTGAGGAACATCCACCGCCGCTCGGAGAGATCGACGATGGTGCGGGCATACTCGGTGCGCTGCGCCTCGAAGCCCATGGGGCGGGTGCCGTGCAGGGCCTTCTTCACGAAGCCGAAGCGGTTGGCCTTGAGGAGGTTGCCCTTCTCCGTGTCGATGATGAGGCCCCGGATGACCAGCTCCGGCTCAAAGGCGAGGTGGCCCACGGGCCAGTTCTGGGCCAGGAGCCCCTCGCGGATGTACTCGTACGCACGGCGCTCCCACGCCTCCACCCGGTAGTGGACGAGCGTGTAGTCCATGTCGTAGCCAATGGCCTTGATGGCCCTCATGTTGAGGGTGCGGTTGCAGAAGATGCCGCGTTCGGGAGGGGGGGCTGTGAAGTGGCCGCTCATGCCTGCTTTCCTGCCTGGGCCCGGAGCGAATGTCGAGCGACGAGCCGGCCTCGGATGGGGTCTTTCTCATCAGAGAAGGACAGCTTCTTTGTTAGGGTGTCAGGCCATGCACACTTCTTCGCGCATGGGTCCAGCGGCCCTGCTGTCCCTTGTTCTCATGGCGTGTGGCGGGGAGGATGAGGAGGACGGCCCCGTGTCCTCCCGGCCGCTGAGCGGTACCGTGGATGGGCGGCCCTTCACGGCGGCGTCCGCGATTGCCTTCACGGATACGGAAGCCCCTGGCAACAAGCTCATCCAGATCTCCGAGGCCGAGCAGGAGTGCACCAACCTGGGGGACTCCTTCGAGGGCCGCCGGGACATCAACCTCAACGGTCCCTGGAACGTCCACACCGCGCCGTTGTCCCTGGAGAACGTGGTGGGCGTCATCGTCTACAAGGGCGACAGCCCCACCATTGGCCTGATGGCCTCGGGCAAGGTGGAGTACGTCGAGACGCCCACGGCGGCGGGTTCCGTGGGCAAGCTGCGGCTGCGCGGCGCCAATTCCAAGGACTCCATCGAGGGCGAGGTGAGCGTCAAGGTCTGCGATTAGGCCTTTGCCGCCGCGGGCGGCCCGGGGTTTCCGGGGGAAGGGCAGGAAGGGGCCCGGCCGGAGGGCTGCCCCCCGATCAAGGCCCGTGCGTCCCCCGGGGCTCACGGGTTATAGACAGCAGCGATGAATACTCAAGCCGCTCGCCAGCCGCCCGCTGTTCTCCCAGCCCCCAACGAGGTTTGCTGGTGTGGCAGCGGCTCCAAGTACAAGAAGTGCCACCGGGGCGCGGACGCCGCCGAGGCCCGCAAGCTGGGGGGCAACGTCCAGCGCCGGGGCATCCGCCCGGGCATCATCAGCCCCCGCCGCACGGTGCCCGCGCACATCCCGCGCCCGGACTACGCGGAGACGGGCCGGCCCGGACGGGGCGAGATGTCCGATGTGAAGACCCCGGAGGTGATTGACCGCATGCGCCGCGCGGGCAAGGCCGCCGCCCAGGTGCTGCAAATCACCGCCGCCGCGGTGCGCCCGGGCATCACCACCGACGAACTCGATGCCATCGCCCACGAGGCGTACATCCAGCTGGGCGGTTACCCGAGCACCCTCAACTACCACGGGTTCCCCAAGTCGCTGTGCACCTCGGTCAACGAGGTCATCTGCCATGGCATCCCGGACAGCCGGGCCCTGGAAGACGGGGACATCGTCAACCTGGACATCACCATCTTCCTGGAGGGCGTCCACGGGGACTGCTCGGCCACCTATTTCGTGGGCAAGGTGGACCCGGACTCCGAGCGGCTGGTGCGCGTGGCGCGCGAGTGCCTGGACCTGGGCATCCAGGCGGTGAAGCCCGGCCGTCCCATCAACGACATCGGCCGTGCCATCGAGGACCACGCGGCCAAGAACGGCATGAGCGTGGTGCGGGCCTACTGTGGCCATGGCATCGGCGAGAAGTTCCACAGCTCGCTGCAGATTCCTCACTATTACGAGGAGGATGCGAACACGATCATGCAGCCGGGGATGACGTTCACGGTGGAGCCGATGATCAACCTCGGCCACTGGCAGCACCGCTCGTGGGACGACGGCTGGACGGCGGTTACCGCCGACGGCAGCCGGAGCGCGCAGTTCGAGCACATGCTGGTCGTCACCGAGCAGGGCTACGAGCTGCTCACGTTGCCCTGAGCCGCTCCCGCAACCGGGGAGGCGAGCCCCTGCGATTGTCCTATCCATGGAACAGAGCATGCAGGGCGGTGGTCTTCTGGGAAGAGGGGCCGGGCCCTATATCTGGGGCATCGGCAGCCGGGCAGCAGCCCGCTCCGCAACCCCAAAGGACACGACCATGAGCAAGCCCTATCGCCGTCTCGACATCCACAATGCCGCGGTGCTGTTGGTGGACCATCAGGCAGGCCTGCTGTCGCTGGTCCGCGACTTCAACCCGGACCCGTTCAGGAACAACGTGCTCGCCCTGGCGGACCTGGCCGCCTACTTCAAGCTTCCGGTGGTGCTGACGACCAGCTTCGAGGAAGGGCCCAACGGTCCGCTCATGCCCGAGCTGCGGGAGAAGTTCCCGGACGCGCCCTTCATCCCCCGCCCGGGTCAGATCAATGCCTGGGACAACGAGGACTTCGTCAAGGCGGTGAAGGCCACCGGCCGCAAGCAGCTCATCCTCGCGGGCGTCGTGACCGAGGTGTGCGTGGCGTTCCCGGCGCTGTCGGCGCTGGAGGAGGACTTCGAGGTGTTCGTCGTGACGGATGCCTCCGGCACGTTCAATGAAGTGTCACGCCACGCCTCGTGGGACCGGATGTCCCAGGCCGGAGCACAGCTCATGACGTGGTTCGCCGTCGCCGCGGAGTTGCACCGCGACTGGCGCCGGGACGTCGAGGGGCTGGGAGCGCTGTTCTCCAACCACATCCCCGACTACCGAAACCTCATCACCAGCTACAACACGTTCAAGGCCTCCAAGCCCCAGTTGAAGGCAGTGCCGTAAGGGCATGCCGTCCGGCGCACACCGGACGGCATCGGGCTGCGTTTCATCCACTCAGGACAGCGTGATCGCGTACACCTCGAACCGGGCGTCGTTCGGCAGGCTCATGGAGTGCACCTGCTTCGCCGGATCGAGTGCGAGGGATTGGCCGAACAAGCGCACCGGCGGCCCGTCCACGCCGCTCCCGGCCTTGATCCGGTGGGGCATGTCGAGCAACACGCTGCTCCCAGACGGCGCGCTTCCCGCCCAGTCCCCGGCGGTGACCGGGAGGTCCACCACGCTGCCATCGGTGTACCGGACGGAGACCGTCGTCGTCACGGGACCATTGTGCGACGCGGAGACCAGGTGGAGCGTCTGGTAGTTGCCTCCCGGAAGCAGGATTCCCTGGCCTCGGGCCTCCACGAAGTTGTTCGCGGTCCCATTCGGGTCGGGCGCCGAATACGTCACGCCCGCCCAGGTGACGGAGCCGGCCGCGGGCAACAGGGTGGCGTCATAGCTCCAGCCCTGGCCGTCGAAGTTGCCCTCTCGCGATTGGGCGACCGTCGCGGTGCCGTCATGGTTGCGGTCGTTCGTCAGATCCACGGCGCATGTTCCGGAAACGCCGGGCAGACAGGCTCCTGCCGGCCGTAGCTCGAGGGTCACGTTCCGGGTGACGGTGTTCGCCCCCTCCGCCGAGACGACCACCTGGAGGGGATACACGCCCGCGGGTGTGTTGGCGGGCACGGTGATGGCGAGGGGCCCCGTCCACTGCACGGGCAGACGCCGTGACGACAAGGCGAAGGACGTCGCCGAGGCGGACCAGCCCGCCGGGACGGTCGGCGTCACGGTGATGTCCAACCCTTGGGGTGCCTGGCCGAGCACGTCCAGTGTCAGCTCGATCGTCTGGGCCTCGCCGCGGAGGGGCAGGACGGCCGCGGACGGCCGCACGGAGGCGTCGACATGGCGACGGGAGTCGCCCTCGCCCGGATTGACCGACGGGGGCCTCGCGCTGCTCCCGGTGCCCCAGCTCGAGGGCTCGTCGCCGAGCACATAGGCCAGACGGCCGCCCCGGAGGATCTCGTTCCACTCGACATAGGTCCGAGTGAGCTCCTGGTCGCCGAGCGTCACGCGCTGGATGTACCGCCGGGTGTCGCTGGCGCCAGGGGCCGTGAGGGTCAGCGTGCTTGCCTGACGGGAGCCGAAGGCCCCGACGCGGACCACGGCGGACTCGAACTGGGGGCTGGACAGGGCGAGGAAGTTCGCGCCACTCATCGTCGGGTACACACCGAGCGAGGAGAACACGTACCACGCGGACATGGTGCCCAGGTCGTCGTTGCCCGTCATTCCGTCTGGCCCCGGGGTGAACAACGTCATCGCCGCGCGCACGACGGTGGCCGTCTTCGCGGGCGCTCCCGCCCACAGGTACATGTAGGGTGCGAGCAGGTCGGGTTCGTTGTTGGGGTTGTACGTGGGCTTGCCGTAATAGTCGTAAGGTTGGGTGATCCAATCCGCGTGAGCGGTCCCCGCGGGATCCGCGAGCAACTTGTCGTAGGCGAAGAAAGCATCCAGGCGCTGTTCGGTCGCGCGCTCACCGCCCATGAGCGCGACCAGCCCGGCCGGATCCTGGGGCACCAGCCACTGGTACTGGTAAGCCCCTCCCTCGTGGAACTGGTGGGAGGCTTCCACCGGATCATACGGCGTCAGCCACGTGCCATCGGACGTGCGGGGACGGAACTGGCCGATGGAGGAGTCCCACAGGTTTCGATACCACTGCCCGCGCTCGGCGAACATCCGTGCATCGTCCTCGTGTCCGAGCCCCTGCGCCATCAACGCGAGCGCCGCGTCGGCCGCCGCGTACTCGAGTGTCGCCGAGGCCGGGTGCACGCAATCGTTGTCCCCGCCCTTGTGCGCGCAGTCGACGCCCAGCTTCAAGCCAGAGGGGATGTATCCCCGGCCGTTGTAGAACTCGATGCCCGAGCGGCCGTTGTAGGGCGAATCGGAGGGCGGCGCCTGGAGCGCGTTCTTGCGCAGCATCGCGTATGCCTCTTGCTCATGACCCTCGAGGAGTCCCCGGGCCCAGACATCGACGAGAAAGGGCGTCACGGGATCCCCCGTCATGATGTTGGTCTCGCTGTTGGCGAGCGACCAGCGGGGCAGCCAGCCCCCATGCCGGCCGATGGCGAGAATCGACAGCGCGACGTCCCGGGCGATCTGCGGCTCGAGCACTTCCAACAAGTGGTTCTGGGGACGGTACGTGTCCCACAGCGAGAAGTTCTGGTACGGCGTGTAGCCGCTCGCCTCGTGGACCTGGTTGTCAAAACCGACATACCGGCCGTCCACGTCACCGGCCAGGTTCGGGTGCAACTGCGCATGGTACAGGGCGCTGTAGAAGGCGGCCTGCCGGTCGCGAGTGCCTCCGCTGATCTGAATGGCTCTGAGTTTGTCGGCCCACGCGTCATGCAGCCGGGTCCGCGTGGCCTCGAAGTCGAAAGACTCTCCCGTCTCCTTCGCGAGGTTCTTCCTGGCGCCCTCGAGCCCGGTATAGGACAGGCCGACCTTCACCGTGACGTCGAGGTCCGTGGTCGCATCGAACGTGACCCAGGCGCCGTTGTTCCCCGAACCGGAGGCGTCCCGAGAGCCCGGAAGCGGGGTGGAGCCGCGCCAAGTGCCGTGGGACGCGAAGGGCCGGTCGAACGTGGCCGTGAAGTAGACTGTGTGCTGGTCCCGCCCGGCGCAGAATCCGCCAGCCCTGACGCGGCCCTCGAGGGTCCGGTCCCCGACGACGTGGATCTCCGAGTCCTGGACCGCTTGGTTGGCCTTGCCGGTGTTGAATAGGACGTTCGCGGTGGCGGTGGATGGGAAGGTGAAGCGCAGCCAGCCAGTCCGCTCGGTGGCGGTGAGCTCGGCCCTGATGCCATAGCGCGAGAGTCCGACGCGGTAATAGCCTGGAGTGGCTTCCTCGTCGTCATGCGAGTACTTCGACTTGTAGCCGTTGATGTCGACGGACTCGACGGCACCGGTCGTGGGCATGATGGGCAATTCGCCCATGACGCCGCAGCCGACCCCCGACAGGTGCGTCTGGCTGAAGCCGTAGAGGGCGTCCTGTTGGTAGTCGTATCCGCCCTGTCCACCCGTGTCTGGACTGAGCTGCACCATGCCGAAGGGCGCGCTCGCGCCGGGAAAGGTGTTGCCGAAGTTCTGGGTGCCGATGAAGGGATTGACGAACTGGGTGGGATCCACTGGAGGTGGCGGGGGAGGGGGTGGCTCCTCCTCCCCTGGAACGTCGGGAGCCTCGATGGGGGGCGACGGGTTCTTGCATCCGGCGAGCAGGAGTCCGGCGATGGCCAGACCCACCACGTTTCTCCTATGGAGCAACCACATGAACAGAACTCCTCGTTGTGATGACGCCGTGGGGGGGAAGAGAGGAGACCCAGGCGCTGGCTGCCATGCCAGGGTCAATCCCCTCCATGACATCGCCTGCTTACCCCTTAAGCAATTTCTTTGAGAGGGATTTGGATGAGGCTTGAACGGCCGGTGGGAGGTGACGCAAATTGCCCGGCACTGGGGCTCGTGAGGGTGCCTCACAAGACGGGGAAATGCCTCATCGTGTAGGGCATGTCCACCCGGTTCAAACGCTCTGGGGTCCAGATGCCGGTGCGCGAGTCCAGATACAGGTGCCCGTGCTGACGCAGGACCAGGACGGTCTCTCCGATGAACAAGAGGACGGCATCCCCCGGGACTTGGCGCAGCACCGCCAGTCCCGCCTGAAGCATGGAAGCGATGGCTGCATGTCTCTCGTCACCACTGTCAATCCAGAAGTGGAGGTTGACGGCAGGGGAGATTCCCAGTTCCTCCTCGAGGATGGCCTTGCTCATGGGGGCAACGGGCCCCGCGCTGACGAGAAAGCCAGGACCCGCGGTCTCTTTGAACACTCCTGGACTGACGAGCGCCGTCTCAGGCTCCAGGCCAACTTCCTTCAGTGCTATCCGCAACACCTGCTGCGGGGACAAAGCGGTCGCAATGTTGAAGTCATAGTCCAAAGACACGGTCTCTCCTGGTTCCTACGGCCAGAATGGCACGATGGTGCCTTCTGGCGAAATGACCAGAACCTCCTTTAGGTTCGGCATGGGCCACGCGTCGAATTGCATCTTCAGGGCGGAAAGATCGACAGAGCTGTCGCGCAAACCGAGCACCTTGCCACCGAACAGGCAGAACAGAACACGAGCTTCCACCTCCCCTGGAACTGTCCGGTCTCGTCGCCGCCTACTTCGCGGCCAAGAATGCGCACGATGCCGGTGCCATGCCCGCCTGGTTCGCGGAGGCATCTCACTCGTACGGCTTGACGAAGGCCTTCGGCATGCTTTCCTTCAGGCGCTTGGCGATCGCTGCCCCTCCGGGCGCTCCGTGAGTCATCTTCAAGGATCCACCGGCCTTCAGCCGCTCATAACGAACGAGCGGATGCTCATAAGTTGTATGGGGAGCAAAACTCCGGTCGTTCCAGGCCTTGTCGAACCAGTGCTTCACGTAGCCTTGAACGTCCTCAGGGTAATTCTTGAGGTCACATTCGTCGTATTCAATGAGATGGCTGATCCGCCCCCGGATGCCATCCGTGACTTGGCGGCCCCAGGAGGCAAGCAGTTCCAGGGCTCTTGCGAGCGCCACGATCGTCCACTCTCCGGGAACATCGCGCACACTCGGTCTGAAGATGTCGAAGAGACTCTCGGATTTCCGGAGGTTGGTTGTCGCAAGGAGGGCCGCCATCACTTCAAGCCGCAGGCCAGGGTCCGAGAGATGCAGGTTGAAGGCCGCGGCGTTCAGGTCATCGCCCTCCTCAGCACTGCCGCACTTCTTCGCCAGCTCCAGGAAGATGCTGGCCACGCTGGGCTCGAGCGCCTGGGGAATGAGCGCTATATCGAAGAGGCCCCGGAACTTTCCAATGGCTTCTTCGAATGGATCATTCTGAAGCGCACGCTGCGCCGCGGCGACATCGTACGCCGTCGCGACGGGACGTGTCGGTGGCACAGTTGGCCGGAAGATCATGTCCAGCTCGTCCCTTCGCTTGTGGTGGGCCGTCTCGCCAACAATGTCCGACAGCGTCTGGGTGAATGCTTCCGCAATGTCCGTTGCTTCTGGATGGACATCCCTGGGGACCATGAGCTTGATGCCATGCTTGGCGCACATGGCCGTCAGCCCGGGGCTGTTCTCCCAGGCGAGCAGATAGGAGGGCGGCAGCCGCCCACCGAAGACCCGAGTGAGTTCGTCGAACGTGCTCTGGATGTTGGGATCACGGAAGCTGAATCCAATGAACAGGAGGCCTTTGGCCAGCAGGTCTGACTCCAGCCGGATGTTCAGGAAGTGCC
Protein-coding sequences here:
- a CDS encoding HAD-IG family 5'-nucleotidase gives rise to the protein MSGHFTAPPPERGIFCNRTLNMRAIKAIGYDMDYTLVHYRVEAWERRAYEYIREGLLAQNWPVGHLAFEPELVIRGLIIDTEKGNLLKANRFGFVKKALHGTRPMGFEAQRTEYARTIVDLSERRWMFLNTLFSLSEACIYAQLVDLLDDGKLPGPMGYSDLYDIVRRSLDAAHMAGRLKAEIIADPERYVLPEPETALALLDQRNAGKKLLLITNSEWAYSVPMMHAAFDPYLPSGMTWRELFDVVIVSARKPEFFTTRSPLFEVVDTGGEALLRPYSGLLKPRTPYFGGSAVELERHLGLSGDEILYVGDHMFGDVHVTKNVLRWRTALILRELEDEVRAIAAFRTTEARLAERMVVKEQLEAESCQLRLELQRRRAHYGPRSQMPEDELLSRLTAIRTQLEALDAELGPMARAASELSNPHWGLLTRAGNDKSHLARQVERYADIYTSRVSNFLFASPFVYLRSPRGSLPHDPTLPGGTPVFPSTDATSGPNP
- the map gene encoding type I methionyl aminopeptidase; translation: MNTQAARQPPAVLPAPNEVCWCGSGSKYKKCHRGADAAEARKLGGNVQRRGIRPGIISPRRTVPAHIPRPDYAETGRPGRGEMSDVKTPEVIDRMRRAGKAAAQVLQITAAAVRPGITTDELDAIAHEAYIQLGGYPSTLNYHGFPKSLCTSVNEVICHGIPDSRALEDGDIVNLDITIFLEGVHGDCSATYFVGKVDPDSERLVRVARECLDLGIQAVKPGRPINDIGRAIEDHAAKNGMSVVRAYCGHGIGEKFHSSLQIPHYYEEDANTIMQPGMTFTVEPMINLGHWQHRSWDDGWTAVTADGSRSAQFEHMLVVTEQGYELLTLP
- the ycaC gene encoding isochorismate family cysteine hydrolase YcaC, which codes for MSKPYRRLDIHNAAVLLVDHQAGLLSLVRDFNPDPFRNNVLALADLAAYFKLPVVLTTSFEEGPNGPLMPELREKFPDAPFIPRPGQINAWDNEDFVKAVKATGRKQLILAGVVTEVCVAFPALSALEEDFEVFVVTDASGTFNEVSRHASWDRMSQAGAQLMTWFAVAAELHRDWRRDVEGLGALFSNHIPDYRNLITSYNTFKASKPQLKAVP
- a CDS encoding GH92 family glycosyl hydrolase, yielding MWLLHRRNVVGLAIAGLLLAGCKNPSPPIEAPDVPGEEEPPPPPPPPVDPTQFVNPFIGTQNFGNTFPGASAPFGMVQLSPDTGGQGGYDYQQDALYGFSQTHLSGVGCGVMGELPIMPTTGAVESVDINGYKSKYSHDDEEATPGYYRVGLSRYGIRAELTATERTGWLRFTFPSTATANVLFNTGKANQAVQDSEIHVVGDRTLEGRVRAGGFCAGRDQHTVYFTATFDRPFASHGTWRGSTPLPGSRDASGSGNNGAWVTFDATTDLDVTVKVGLSYTGLEGARKNLAKETGESFDFEATRTRLHDAWADKLRAIQISGGTRDRQAAFYSALYHAQLHPNLAGDVDGRYVGFDNQVHEASGYTPYQNFSLWDTYRPQNHLLEVLEPQIARDVALSILAIGRHGGWLPRWSLANSETNIMTGDPVTPFLVDVWARGLLEGHEQEAYAMLRKNALQAPPSDSPYNGRSGIEFYNGRGYIPSGLKLGVDCAHKGGDNDCVHPASATLEYAAADAALALMAQGLGHEDDARMFAERGQWYRNLWDSSIGQFRPRTSDGTWLTPYDPVEASHQFHEGGAYQYQWLVPQDPAGLVALMGGERATEQRLDAFFAYDKLLADPAGTAHADWITQPYDYYGKPTYNPNNEPDLLAPYMYLWAGAPAKTATVVRAAMTLFTPGPDGMTGNDDLGTMSAWYVFSSLGVYPTMSGANFLALSSPQFESAVVRVGAFGSRQASTLTLTAPGASDTRRYIQRVTLGDQELTRTYVEWNEILRGGRLAYVLGDEPSSWGTGSSARPPSVNPGEGDSRRHVDASVRPSAAVLPLRGEAQTIELTLDVLGQAPQGLDITVTPTVPAGWSASATSFALSSRRLPVQWTGPLAITVPANTPAGVYPLQVVVSAEGANTVTRNVTLELRPAGACLPGVSGTCAVDLTNDRNHDGTATVAQSREGNFDGQGWSYDATLLPAAGSVTWAGVTYSAPDPNGTANNFVEARGQGILLPGGNYQTLHLVSASHNGPVTTTVSVRYTDGSVVDLPVTAGDWAGSAPSGSSVLLDMPHRIKAGSGVDGPPVRLFGQSLALDPAKQVHSMSLPNDARFEVYAITLS
- a CDS encoding SitI3 family protein — translated: MSLDYDFNIATALSPQQVLRIALKEVGLEPETALVSPGVFKETAGPGFLVSAGPVAPMSKAILEEELGISPAVNLHFWIDSGDERHAAIASMLQAGLAVLRQVPGDAVLLFIGETVLVLRQHGHLYLDSRTGIWTPERLNRVDMPYTMRHFPVL
- a CDS encoding SIR2 family NAD-dependent protein deacylase; its protein translation is MTPSLIAEAAALAAKHKLIPFLGAGCSLPHLGSGWDDITTKLATALGIAETDPLKVAQLYVDRFGKERFCDFLKEHLRIDAYDDLKGPTHLQVMSLRVGTIYTTNQDNVMERCLEKYGRPYKVIVKLEDLAEAMPGQPLYIKYHGDLDDPASVVFTSADYAARTGSRHFLNIRLESDLLAKGLLFIGFSFRDPNIQSTFDELTRVFGGRLPPSYLLAWENSPGLTAMCAKHGIKLMVPRDVHPEATDIAEAFTQTLSDIVGETAHHKRRDELDMIFRPTVPPTRPVATAYDVAAAQRALQNDPFEEAIGKFRGLFDIALIPQALEPSVASIFLELAKKCGSAEEGDDLNAAAFNLHLSDPGLRLEVMAALLATTNLRKSESLFDIFRPSVRDVPGEWTIVALARALELLASWGRQVTDGIRGRISHLIEYDECDLKNYPEDVQGYVKHWFDKAWNDRSFAPHTTYEHPLVRYERLKAGGSLKMTHGAPGGAAIAKRLKESMPKAFVKPYE